A single Frankiaceae bacterium DNA region contains:
- a CDS encoding metalloregulator ArsR/SmtB family transcription factor: protein MAADALSRVFSALADPTRRDIVARLAVADATVNELAEPYDVTVQAVSKHLKVLEDAGLVSRTREAQRRPVHLEAEVFDLMTAWIERYRRQAEERYRRLDDLLRAMPDDPTDPTGDAR from the coding sequence ATGGCGGCGGACGCGCTCTCGCGGGTGTTCTCGGCACTGGCCGACCCGACGCGGCGCGACATCGTCGCCCGGCTCGCCGTCGCCGACGCGACCGTCAACGAGCTCGCCGAGCCGTACGACGTGACCGTCCAGGCGGTGTCCAAGCACCTCAAGGTGCTCGAGGACGCCGGCCTCGTGAGCCGCACCCGCGAGGCGCAGCGCCGCCCGGTGCACCTCGAAGCAGAGGTGTTCGACCTCATGACCGCATGGATCGAGCGCTACCGGCGCCAGGCCGAGGAGCGGTACCGCCGCCTCGACGACCTGCTCCGCGCCATGCCCGACGACCCGACCGATCCGACAGGAGACGCACGATGA